In Microvenator marinus, one genomic interval encodes:
- a CDS encoding TIM-barrel domain-containing protein yields the protein MKKLGSLTCAFLALGLLACSEDEQDPGFPPVEPVDLGPDFNNSEPDLGSDAEADSDPDQSFACEHAEDSVPEAELYTPRWAFLPWISKDISDRDDSYEFVNGFLERDIPLGVLVLDSPWETSYNTFIPNPERYPDFDQMVADFREDGVRTVLWVTAQVNEASFDLESGGDTYVGPASNFEEGLACGYYINDGRTDFWWKGRGASVDFFNPGARAWWHAQQDAVLEAGVAGWKLDFGDEYVTGDTVVTAEGVKPHQEYSEEYYRDFFNYGAAKLGTDEFVTMVRAYDQSYQHEGRFFARREHAPVVWVGDNHRDWVGLEDALDHTFRSAAAGYAVVGSDLGGYLDRDELSLGTVIPFDRVNFLRWLAVSALSPFMQLHGRGNTTPWTLPDDPNPEESVALYRYWSVFHTELIPFWYSLSRTAYATDGAENIIRPLGEESTWAGDYRYMLGDALLVAPILDETGIRDVEVPEGEFYDWWTEEPVTGGQTLSTDFSTDLGKIPLWVKRGAIIPVETDSDLTGFGAPELEGALTVLAWPATEATSFDLYEEDKSLTELSMDADSFEISKTVSTTYVRLRMDTAPTAVSVSGEGLETFEEAASLSDLYAADSGWAMDGTYLWVKLPESGVASTISF from the coding sequence ATGAAAAAACTTGGTTCACTGACTTGTGCCTTTTTGGCTCTGGGACTTCTTGCGTGTTCAGAAGATGAACAAGACCCGGGCTTTCCGCCCGTGGAGCCTGTGGATCTGGGGCCTGATTTCAACAATTCAGAACCTGATTTGGGCTCGGACGCCGAGGCGGATTCAGACCCTGACCAAAGTTTTGCGTGTGAGCACGCGGAAGATTCGGTGCCGGAGGCGGAGCTCTACACGCCACGTTGGGCGTTTTTGCCCTGGATTTCCAAAGACATCTCAGACCGAGATGATTCCTACGAGTTCGTCAATGGTTTCCTCGAGCGCGATATCCCGCTCGGCGTGTTGGTTTTGGATAGTCCATGGGAGACGAGTTACAACACGTTTATCCCCAATCCTGAGCGCTATCCGGATTTTGACCAAATGGTGGCGGATTTCCGCGAAGACGGTGTGCGAACGGTCCTCTGGGTCACAGCCCAGGTCAATGAGGCATCTTTCGACCTCGAGAGTGGTGGTGACACTTATGTTGGCCCAGCCTCCAACTTCGAAGAGGGGCTCGCTTGCGGCTACTATATCAACGATGGACGCACTGACTTTTGGTGGAAGGGGCGTGGCGCAAGCGTGGACTTCTTTAACCCCGGAGCACGTGCGTGGTGGCATGCACAACAGGATGCTGTGCTTGAGGCGGGTGTTGCTGGTTGGAAACTTGATTTCGGCGATGAGTACGTGACCGGTGATACGGTGGTCACAGCCGAAGGGGTCAAGCCACATCAGGAGTATTCGGAAGAGTACTATCGTGATTTCTTCAATTATGGCGCGGCAAAGCTTGGGACGGACGAGTTTGTGACCATGGTTCGAGCCTATGACCAATCCTACCAACACGAGGGGCGATTCTTTGCGCGTCGTGAGCATGCTCCTGTTGTTTGGGTCGGGGATAACCATCGCGATTGGGTAGGTCTCGAAGACGCGCTAGACCACACTTTCCGGTCGGCTGCTGCAGGTTACGCCGTGGTAGGCTCAGACCTTGGTGGGTACCTGGATCGCGACGAGCTTAGTTTGGGCACGGTGATTCCGTTTGACCGCGTGAACTTCCTGAGATGGCTCGCGGTTTCTGCGCTCTCTCCATTCATGCAGCTGCACGGGCGCGGCAACACGACCCCTTGGACCTTACCAGACGACCCCAATCCTGAAGAATCGGTGGCGCTCTATCGCTACTGGTCAGTGTTTCATACCGAGCTGATTCCTTTCTGGTACTCCCTCTCGCGAACGGCGTACGCCACCGATGGCGCAGAGAATATCATTCGGCCCCTGGGCGAGGAGAGTACTTGGGCCGGCGACTACAGGTATATGTTGGGTGATGCGCTGCTGGTGGCTCCGATACTGGATGAGACGGGAATTCGCGACGTTGAGGTGCCCGAGGGCGAGTTCTACGATTGGTGGACTGAAGAGCCTGTGACTGGTGGTCAGACGTTGAGCACAGACTTCTCAACGGACCTCGGAAAGATCCCTCTTTGGGTTAAGCGCGGGGCGATTATTCCCGTTGAGACTGACTCTGACTTGACCGGTTTCGGCGCGCCCGAATTAGAAGGGGCGCTGACCGTGCTCGCCTGGCCTGCTACCGAAGCGACGAGTTTCGATCTCTACGAGGAGGACAAGTCGTTGACGGAGCTCTCGATGGATGCTGATTCCTTTGAAATCTCCAAGACGGTGAGCACGACATATGTGCGCCTGCGCATGGACACAGCGCCGACCGCGGTGAGTGTGAGCGGCGAAGGCCTTGAAACCTTTGAGGAAGCAGCGAGCTTAAGCGACCTCTATGCAGCCGATTCAGGTTGGGCGATGGACGGCACCTACCTCTGGGTGAAGCTCCCGGAATCAGGCGTCGCGAGCACGATCTCGTTCTGA
- a CDS encoding HD domain-containing phosphohydrolase — MTDTPVARLLVVDDEESIREVLVDFLTMEGYHVSAVSNGKDAISSLQKNDFDAVLLDLKMPGMDGLELLGHIKRIAPRAFSIMMTGFGTVQTAIDAMKNGAFDYILKPFKVQDVIRLVERGLAQQSLEAENIQLREALKLYTVSEEMTATLMPERIYDLLIDTAREEMGADALALWTNQPDGFRCERRWMRSDLDEVHVNIVNGVDVGALEEALDLDISGIFHNGEARKFIPKAGQNLVSIMGVPLRAKNQTIGVFVGFAFEENRRFTEGRRKMLAVLCGRASAAIENAKLYQNLQTTFKETIQAFANLLEDKDPYTRGHSERVSKYARMIAEGLDLPDSEVELIADTALLHDIGKLGIRYEDLNKAEPLTEGEYEMFKSHTTRGRWILEPIKFLHDLIPGVYTHHERWDGKGYPRGLAGLEIPLHGRILAIADTYDAMTSHRAYRRALPHDVAIREIQAFAGRQFDPSLVEVFVREISQDRSFKKAKAARWDALKNTAKHKRALEAPRDSGTMSALAAPED, encoded by the coding sequence ATGACAGACACACCCGTAGCAAGGCTGCTCGTAGTCGATGATGAGGAGTCGATTCGGGAGGTCTTGGTAGATTTCCTAACCATGGAGGGTTATCACGTAAGTGCTGTCTCCAATGGCAAAGACGCCATTTCTAGCCTACAAAAAAACGATTTTGATGCCGTCCTTCTCGACTTGAAAATGCCGGGCATGGATGGGCTTGAACTCCTAGGTCATATCAAGAGAATCGCGCCCAGAGCCTTCTCGATCATGATGACCGGATTTGGCACGGTACAGACCGCAATTGACGCCATGAAAAATGGGGCCTTCGACTACATCTTGAAACCGTTCAAGGTTCAAGATGTGATTCGACTGGTTGAACGTGGACTCGCGCAACAATCGCTTGAAGCAGAAAATATACAGCTTCGCGAGGCGCTCAAGCTCTACACCGTCTCTGAAGAGATGACGGCTACCCTCATGCCGGAGCGCATCTACGACCTCCTGATCGACACTGCTCGCGAAGAAATGGGTGCCGATGCCCTCGCGCTTTGGACCAATCAGCCCGATGGGTTCAGGTGTGAGCGGCGCTGGATGCGCTCAGACCTCGATGAAGTCCACGTTAATATCGTCAACGGTGTGGATGTTGGCGCTCTCGAAGAAGCCTTAGACCTCGATATTTCCGGCATCTTTCACAACGGCGAAGCCAGGAAGTTCATCCCCAAAGCTGGGCAAAACCTAGTATCGATCATGGGTGTGCCGCTGAGGGCCAAAAACCAGACGATCGGCGTCTTTGTAGGCTTCGCGTTCGAAGAAAATCGGCGCTTCACTGAAGGCCGAAGAAAGATGCTCGCCGTGCTCTGCGGACGAGCTTCAGCCGCAATCGAGAACGCCAAGCTCTATCAAAACCTGCAGACCACCTTCAAAGAAACCATTCAGGCCTTCGCAAACCTGCTCGAGGATAAAGACCCCTACACGCGCGGCCACTCCGAGCGTGTGAGCAAGTATGCGCGCATGATCGCAGAGGGCCTTGATCTTCCGGATTCGGAAGTCGAACTCATCGCTGACACCGCACTTCTCCACGATATCGGAAAGCTCGGCATCCGGTACGAAGACCTCAACAAGGCGGAACCCCTCACCGAGGGCGAATATGAAATGTTCAAGAGTCACACCACGCGCGGTCGTTGGATTCTCGAACCTATCAAATTCCTCCACGACCTCATCCCTGGCGTCTACACTCACCATGAACGCTGGGACGGAAAAGGATACCCAAGAGGCCTCGCGGGCCTAGAGATTCCACTCCACGGTCGCATCCTAGCCATCGCAGATACCTATGACGCCATGACCTCGCATCGCGCGTACCGCCGTGCTCTTCCGCATGATGTGGCCATTCGCGAGATTCAAGCCTTTGCAGGCAGGCAATTTGACCCCAGCTTGGTCGAAGTATTTGTTCGCGAAATCTCGCAAGACCGTTCTTTCAAGAAGGCCAAGGCAGCGCGCTGGGACGCTCTTAAGAACACCGCCAAACACAAAAGGGCGCTCGAGGCGCCCAGAGATAGCGGCACGATGAGTGCCCTTGCTGCTCCTGAAGACTAG
- a CDS encoding sigma-70 family RNA polymerase sigma factor, producing the protein MDTLDKPLSGLELEKVFQETALVHQPELYAAALRYTRNEGDAQDLVQETFLKAYSNFHRFEQGTNCRAWLFTILTNTFINRFRRKKKEREILGQDDLSYVRENFHSTDSSDFYQNPERGMVERTFSKDMKEALESIPEDFRRVVVLADLNDFSYKEVAHILDCPVGTVMSRLFRGRKLLRKQLADVAFERGVIRDKIPFLHEESNRTRRSVREARLEEMDLAS; encoded by the coding sequence ATGGACACACTCGATAAACCATTGTCGGGTCTGGAACTGGAAAAAGTATTTCAAGAGACAGCGCTGGTACATCAGCCTGAACTCTACGCGGCAGCGTTGCGCTACACGCGCAACGAAGGTGACGCTCAGGATCTCGTTCAAGAGACCTTTTTGAAGGCCTATTCTAACTTTCACCGTTTTGAACAGGGCACTAATTGTAGAGCGTGGTTGTTCACGATTTTGACCAATACGTTCATCAATCGCTTTCGGCGTAAGAAGAAAGAGCGCGAGATTTTGGGGCAGGATGACTTGTCCTATGTGCGCGAGAATTTTCACAGCACGGATTCCAGCGATTTCTACCAGAATCCTGAGCGCGGTATGGTTGAGCGCACGTTCTCGAAAGATATGAAAGAGGCGTTGGAATCCATCCCAGAAGATTTCCGCCGAGTCGTTGTGCTCGCCGATTTGAACGACTTTTCATACAAGGAAGTCGCTCATATTTTGGATTGTCCGGTCGGCACGGTCATGTCGCGACTTTTCCGCGGCAGAAAGCTACTGCGCAAGCAATTGGCGGACGTAGCGTTTGAGCGCGGTGTGATCCGAGACAAGATTCCGTTCTTGCATGAGGAGAGCAATCGAACGCGACGCTCAGTGCGTGAGGCTCGTCTCGAAGAGATGGACCTGGCGAGCTAG
- a CDS encoding ATP-dependent helicase, with translation MARKYTLKNSPDTESPLLKSLNPPQREAASHQEGPLLILAGAGSGKTRVMTHRMAWLIAECGVHPEQILAMTFTNKACAEMRHRVEALVEDPQAADLITISTFHSLCARLLRRHAKKIGLNNDFVIYDDSDQISLARRVLEEMGRSNERVEARRLIAVVEGYKNDGLTPTQAHERAFDQGTEQDAEFYETYQDALKAANCVDFGELILGVLELFRKHPDIAQSYSMQWRYIMVDEFQDTNPAQYELLRHFTTYHKNLAVVGDDDQAIYRWRGATIQNILGFEEDFADAKVIKLEQNYRSTKRILRAANHVISKMHTRREKELWTDNLEGADITYFTATDDREEAQYVANRVAQAVRAGQSYSDFAIFFRKNAQARAFEEQLRFEGLPYQVVGGMSFYAREEIKDILAYLKVALNPANEVDLLRVLNKPTRGIGNTSIEKFRVAAALPQVGGVYAALRIAAGEEAPEPVELVEPVVGGWLPGLAPPPSALDDPAVEEIRGLKGRTQAGVEEFVRIVEVVRQRLKEKSLSYVLTELINEVRYFEFLTDNDPERADDRKQNVMELLNAVSEFESEFTPDRQSREPRGVQTLRAFLDRSALIQSTDDIDDRGAITLMTVHGSKGLEFDTVFLVGMEEDMFPSARDEDPEEMDEERRLAYVAITRAERQLTITNAKRRRVFGQIKDTRPSRFVLDIDEDLLAIDPRSSSRTVQYGKSKPEARAWMPGAPVAGRDMWEFDQTVTEQDNLRQFNRMKAAAPKPQYDEYSQVNPYDEEPVWDVSEMGLDDADEDAIKGRTVTHPSFGVGRILAVSGKGDSAKLTIKFPTVGEKKVIRKFVQLL, from the coding sequence ATGGCACGCAAGTACACACTCAAAAATTCGCCAGACACTGAAAGTCCACTCCTCAAGAGTCTGAATCCGCCTCAGCGCGAGGCTGCCTCTCACCAGGAGGGCCCGCTCCTCATTCTAGCCGGCGCGGGCTCTGGTAAGACGCGCGTTATGACGCACAGAATGGCCTGGCTCATCGCGGAATGTGGTGTTCATCCCGAGCAGATTCTCGCCATGACCTTCACCAATAAGGCGTGTGCGGAGATGCGACACAGGGTCGAGGCATTGGTCGAGGACCCGCAAGCCGCCGACCTCATCACGATCTCCACATTCCACTCGCTTTGCGCTCGACTACTGAGGCGGCACGCCAAGAAGATCGGGCTCAACAACGACTTTGTGATTTATGACGACTCGGACCAAATCTCCCTTGCGCGCCGAGTGCTCGAAGAGATGGGCCGCAGTAATGAACGCGTAGAGGCGCGGCGTCTGATCGCAGTGGTGGAGGGCTACAAGAACGATGGCCTGACCCCAACCCAGGCCCACGAACGGGCCTTCGACCAGGGCACCGAGCAGGACGCCGAATTCTACGAGACCTACCAGGACGCGCTCAAAGCCGCGAATTGTGTGGATTTCGGCGAGCTAATTTTGGGCGTGCTCGAACTCTTCAGAAAACACCCGGATATCGCACAGAGCTACTCAATGCAGTGGCGCTACATCATGGTGGACGAGTTCCAGGACACAAACCCCGCTCAGTACGAATTGCTGCGGCATTTCACCACCTACCACAAGAATTTAGCGGTGGTCGGAGACGACGACCAGGCCATCTACCGCTGGCGCGGCGCCACAATCCAGAACATCCTCGGGTTTGAGGAGGACTTCGCGGACGCTAAAGTCATCAAGCTCGAGCAGAACTACCGTTCCACAAAACGCATCCTTCGCGCTGCAAATCACGTCATCAGCAAGATGCACACGCGTCGTGAAAAAGAGTTGTGGACAGACAACCTCGAAGGCGCCGATATCACCTACTTTACGGCCACCGATGACCGAGAAGAGGCACAGTACGTGGCCAACCGAGTGGCCCAGGCCGTCCGGGCCGGTCAGTCCTACTCAGATTTTGCGATCTTCTTTCGCAAGAACGCGCAGGCTCGCGCCTTTGAAGAGCAGCTCAGGTTTGAGGGCCTTCCGTATCAGGTGGTCGGAGGCATGAGCTTTTACGCGCGCGAAGAGATCAAGGATATCCTCGCCTACCTCAAGGTTGCGCTGAATCCGGCCAACGAAGTCGACCTCCTGCGCGTTTTGAACAAACCAACACGTGGTATCGGCAATACGAGCATCGAAAAGTTCCGCGTGGCAGCAGCTTTGCCTCAGGTCGGCGGCGTGTATGCCGCGCTCAGAATTGCGGCGGGCGAGGAGGCCCCGGAACCCGTGGAGCTTGTGGAGCCCGTGGTGGGTGGGTGGTTGCCCGGTCTTGCGCCACCGCCATCTGCCCTAGACGACCCAGCAGTTGAGGAAATCCGTGGTCTGAAGGGTAGAACCCAGGCCGGCGTGGAAGAGTTTGTTCGGATCGTGGAGGTCGTGCGCCAGAGGCTCAAGGAGAAGTCTCTCTCCTACGTGCTTACTGAGCTCATCAACGAGGTGAGGTATTTTGAGTTCCTCACGGACAATGACCCCGAGCGAGCTGACGACCGAAAGCAGAACGTAATGGAGTTGCTCAATGCGGTTTCGGAGTTCGAATCCGAATTCACACCGGACCGGCAAAGCCGCGAGCCGCGTGGCGTTCAGACCCTTCGTGCCTTCCTCGACCGCTCCGCGTTGATTCAGAGCACGGACGATATCGACGACCGTGGTGCCATCACGCTCATGACCGTTCACGGCTCAAAGGGACTCGAGTTCGACACGGTCTTTCTGGTCGGGATGGAGGAGGACATGTTCCCATCTGCGCGAGACGAAGACCCCGAGGAGATGGATGAGGAGCGCCGCCTCGCCTACGTGGCCATTACTCGTGCCGAAAGGCAGTTGACCATCACCAATGCCAAGAGGCGCCGTGTGTTCGGTCAAATCAAAGATACGCGCCCCAGCCGTTTTGTGCTCGATATCGACGAGGACTTGCTCGCGATTGACCCACGAAGCTCAAGTCGAACGGTGCAATATGGAAAGTCCAAACCCGAAGCTCGTGCTTGGATGCCCGGTGCGCCGGTGGCTGGACGTGACATGTGGGAGTTTGACCAAACCGTGACGGAACAGGACAATCTGCGCCAATTCAACCGTATGAAGGCGGCCGCGCCCAAGCCTCAATACGACGAGTACTCGCAGGTTAATCCTTACGACGAAGAGCCGGTGTGGGACGTCTCAGAGATGGGGCTTGATGATGCCGACGAAGACGCCATCAAGGGCCGCACCGTCACACACCCTTCCTTCGGAGTCGGGCGAATACTCGCCGTTTCGGGTAAAGGAGATAGCGCCAAGCTCACTATTAAATTCCCGACCGTCGGGGAGAAGAAAGTCATTCGGAAGTTTGTGCAGCTGCTCTAA
- a CDS encoding SDR family NAD(P)-dependent oxidoreductase, producing the protein MDSKVAVILGASGGIGQAITHYLTSDSRFANVVGTYRTNPPSNLDPQCQILLDIEDEESIAAAAQKLRESHQKVHLLVNTIGMLHTEEFGPEKKLQDLEPENLARIFRVNAIGPALVFKHFHPFFRHDEPSIFATLSARVGSIGDNFIGGWYGYRASKAALNQFMRTASIEMARKAPQCAMVSVHPGTVATALSEPFQKNVPDHKLFSPEYSAQKILEVLNQLDASQTGKFFAWDGQEIPW; encoded by the coding sequence GTGGATTCAAAAGTTGCAGTAATTCTCGGGGCTTCGGGAGGGATAGGGCAGGCGATAACACATTACCTCACCTCCGATTCAAGATTTGCAAACGTAGTCGGCACGTATCGTACCAATCCTCCATCCAACCTAGACCCTCAATGCCAAATCCTGTTGGATATCGAGGACGAAGAATCCATAGCTGCCGCCGCCCAGAAGTTGCGAGAGTCGCATCAAAAAGTTCACCTCTTGGTCAACACGATTGGCATGCTTCATACCGAAGAATTCGGCCCCGAGAAGAAGCTACAAGACCTCGAGCCAGAAAACCTCGCGAGGATTTTTCGGGTCAATGCCATTGGTCCAGCGCTCGTCTTCAAACATTTCCACCCCTTCTTTAGACACGACGAGCCGAGCATTTTTGCCACCCTCTCAGCCCGCGTCGGAAGCATCGGCGATAACTTCATCGGTGGCTGGTACGGGTACCGCGCCTCTAAGGCCGCCCTAAATCAGTTTATGCGAACGGCATCCATTGAGATGGCGCGTAAAGCCCCTCAATGTGCCATGGTTAGTGTGCATCCCGGAACCGTGGCCACAGCTCTCTCAGAGCCTTTTCAAAAAAATGTACCCGACCATAAACTTTTTTCTCCCGAGTATTCCGCCCAAAAAATCCTCGAAGTCTTGAACCAACTCGATGCCTCACAGACCGGCAAATTCTTCGCGTGGGACGGCCAAGAGATTCCGTGGTGA